A stretch of DNA from Corvus cornix cornix isolate S_Up_H32 chromosome 13, ASM73873v5, whole genome shotgun sequence:
GTTGGGAACAGGTCAAGCGAAATTACTGGCTGCTTTgtaggaaggaaggaggggagtTATCAGGGTGAAGACCCCGGGAGGGGGGGGGGAGCGAGAGGGGCCGGGAAATGCGGGCAAACCCCACCGGGGCCCGCCTGGCCCCGCACGGAGCGCAGCCACCGCACGAAATACCCAAACCCGCCCCGTCCATGGCCACCACACTCGTGAGCTCCGCCGGGATGCTCCATTGAACCGTCCTCACCCCCTACAGCCTGGAAACGTCCCGAGCCCGGCTCGCAGGCGCGGCCGCAGCCGCTCCATCCCCGGCGCTCCACGGGGGGAGCGGGCtggcggcgggggcggctcTACCAGGCTCGGATCCCGTGCAAGGTGGAGATGCCCGCGTTGCCCTGCGGGATGGGCGTTTGCACCGAATTCAAGTCCCCCACGCTGAAGTTCATGAAGTTGTTGGCGGGCGCCGAGGGCTGCATGGGCTGCATGGAGGGGTAGTTGCAGTTGTAGTTGGCGTTGCAGGCGGGGCTGTTGTAGTTGGTGTACGTGGGGTAGGCGTTGTAGCTGTAGGGGTTAATGCTGACATTGTAGGGCGAACTGTAGGGCGAGGATTCCCCCAGGCAGGGCTTCCCATCGCGCACCAGCACCGGCACCGCGATCCGCCGCGGGGGAGGGATCCCCACCATTTCCAGCGTCTGGTCCTGTCTCTGCCTTTTGCATTTGTACCTTCGATTCTGGAACCAAATTTTCACCTGGGTGGAGGTGAGCTTTAGGACGTTCGCTAGGTGGTCCCTCTCGGGGGCCGAGAGgtatttctgctgcttgaaCCTTCTCTCCAGTTCGTACACTTGGGCTTGAGAAAAGAGGACGCGAggtttcctccttttcctctgtctggGGCGCTCGGGATCTTCCAGgtctcttttctcctgctccaggctcttgtGTAGGGAACAcagttctgcagcaaaataaacGGGCCAaggaaaaagggggaggggaaaaaatggtgcAAAAAGTTTCTAAATCAATATTTAATAAACAGGGTACAACGTGAGCGAGCCCCGGCTCTTCCTCGGCCTCGCAGGCCGCCGTGGCCGCCCACTCCTGCGGCAACAGGACCGGCCGTACCCCGCTCTTTAAGTACCTCTTTAGCAAATTCTCCgtcttttttgtttgaaaacaacCGTGACCCGTGCACTGAAGCGAGTCTCGACCAcctgtgccccagcctggaTTTATCGCACGTAGCTTTGTGCTGAAACCCACCCCGACCCCCGAGCGAGTCAGGAATCGGATTTGTCACCTGGCTTCTGTACAAACCCGAGGCCTCGCGTGtcaccctgcagctctgccagtccCGTTGGGCAGgggcacagccccggccccgcctgGGGGTCTCCGGGCCGGGGTGAGCGGGACGCTCCCCGCGGTGCCGTCAGCCCCGCTCCTGCAGCGCAGGGCCCGGGAGGGgatggagatgctgctgctcactgagACCGAGCGCAGCCCCGCACTGTTCCCTGTTCCCCGCAGCCCTGGTTCCCCAACACCGGCTGGTGGTCACcatccccctgccctcccttttTCTCCGCACcggctgggcagcagcacttGGCTTTACCTTTCTTGTCTGCCTTGGCCTCCTTGGCCGAGTCCATCTCCACGTAGCTCTTCACGTAGTAGGAGCCGGGGAAGGCGGCGCTGGTTTTGCTGGGGGCGGCTCGGGCAGCTCCTCCCGCAGGtcgggcagggccgggggctCGGCGCTGAACGCCTCCTGCTTGAAGGTGGCCAGCATGCAGGACGGGGAGGACAGCGACGCCAGCTCCATGGAGCCCAGGccgctctgctgctgctgctccaggttcAGAATATCCTTCACCGAGAAGGGGGTCGTTGTCACAGGGCTAGAAAACATTGCGGAGGACAGCGGGGCAGCGGCCGCAGCCCAGGGTCATGGAAAAGTAGGTGGGGAGCAGCCAAGGTGGAGCAGTGGTGGAGCGTGGGCTCCCGGAGGGGGCACATAGCATTCCCGAGAGTAGCCTTGACTTGTGCACTGCAGGCAGGTAGGAGCGGACCATAAGGCGAGGGAAGGAGGGACTAGGCAGTTTTTGGGTGACTTTAGCTTTCTATTGGCCAACATTGCGGTGATGGTATGAGAGATGCAAAGTTCCATGTCACCTAATATAGTAATACATCTCAAAAACAGCTCCGCTCTTTTAAAGGGGCGGCACTGCATTTATCCAGCTTTTCAGCGCCGAGTTTGTTCAtccatttgaaataaaaaagaaaaggaacagaatggCCTAATGTGTACAAAGTCACTATCTGACGCTATCTATCATACAGTCAGATTAAATAAACAGGCTGGGAGGAAACCATCAACCAAATACgtgctgatttaatttttttttttttttaagcgaGAGAACGGAGGTTTCGTTTTTAGTAATCTGCAATATCCGATGGCAGGAACCAAAAAACGGGAGTTCACTGCTGTGTGAAGCGCGCTCAAGGGGAAATCCGCCCCTAGGGTTTATACAGATATTCTGAAGCAACACCGTGTTTGCAATGTCCAGTTGACAGGAGAGAGaccctgagcagcccctgcttGGCTTTGGAGAGGGAAATGCCGATTGGGTTTTCCTCCCGTTTATTTGTGAAGCTTTCAAACAAAAAGCCAGAACtgtctggaggaaaaaaaaaaaattaaaaatcaaccCAAACAAGCGCGGGTTGAAGGTGTCGCAAAATATACAGGGGTAAGAGAGGAATAAGTCAAGCAAGCGGCCGCGGGGCTGCTGTCCCCACCGGGTCCCCGCAGCTCGGGTTCATGGGGCAGAGGTGGCCGCTCATCCATTTAACTCTCGTGGAGTCACTAAAATAAACCTTAGCAGCAAAATCAGGTTGAGTAGGGGCGTTTCGGGGCTTTGTGGGTTGGGGGGGcgagaaaaaaaatttaaaaaaaaaaaaaaatctttttaccGGTCCACGGCCCCGGGcggtgggagcagagcagggaaaccCTAAAGGGATGCGGTGAGTTTGGGGGTCCCTTGGCTAAGCCCTGCGCCGGGAAACGGCGGGGTCACAGCTGTGCAAATCCTTTCTCCTCCCGCAGGAAGGGACCCTCCGGGGCGGGTGGAAAGGTGAGCACCTGCCCACCCCGAGCTGCCCTCCCCGGGCTGCTTCCTCCGGCACGGACCCGCCGCTGCACCTTGGTCTCCCTTCTGGGCAGTTTAGTTCTGGATGTTTTTGCGGGCGGTGCTGCCCGGAGCCGCAGCATCCCCAGCGCTCGCAGCCCCTCGCTGCAGCCGCCTGCGGCTCTGCTGGGAGCGCTTTGTTGGCGAACCAGCCCCGGCTCTGGCGATGACAGTCGGAGCGATCCCTGTGTACGGAGAGGCCTGAAATATTGGGATTTAATGAGGGGAGGGGTCGGCCAAGCGGCCAGCTCGATCTTCGCGGCTGCGCTTGCTGCAGACTTCCCTGGGAGCCAGCTCGAGGGGATGGATGCTCCTCCGTTagaggagaaaggggaaggtGGAGGCAGCCTCGGGAGAGTGACCTGTGGAGGGACTTTGCAGAGTGTTTGCGGCACCCCTGGCCCTCCGCGGGCTTTCTTAACCTCGTTGCCTCCTTTTTATTGTACGCTTATAGGGATGGGTTAGATACAGGCTAAAATAACAAAGTGATCCCGATCCTCCCCAAACCCAGAGCCGCGTCTCAGGTTCGCCTTGGTGACATCCCCATCCCACGGGATGGGAGAAACGGCTTCCAGCGCTCCCTTCCTTTATCCTGGGCCAAACGCCCTTCCCAGGTCAGGCCCGGAGCTCGCACGGCAGTTCCTGCCCGGAGGTTTCCGTGTGCCCGGGGAACTCGGCGGGGTCCGACCTGGCTCCCTCCGGGCCCGGAGCGCAtcccggcggggcgggagctGCCGGCCGACAATCCGGGATTAATTGAGGATTGCCGGGCTCCCGCCAGCCCCCCAGTCACACGGCGGCTGCCGATCGATGTGGGCCCGACTGCAGAGGGTGGAAGTGATTAATTGAACGATAAGCCGGAGCTATCATTTGGAATGTCATTAATGCGTCGGGGAGACATTCATTGGAGACAGACAGCGTTATCTCCGCTTTATCTTCAACAATGCATCACTTTTAATACTGCAGTTTAGAAACAAATGGGGGCTTTAGCCTTAGCCCTTCTCTTCGTGTTTATATTTTTGGAAGAATCACAACTAGTGGGAGTCCCGGGCTCGGCCCCCTGATAAATGAACATTAGCACTTTTTAGAACTACTGTATCAACAAAAAGAGCTGCAGGGCCGCAATAATTGGTGAAAAAGCAAACACTCCGCAAAGAGAGGCCAGGTCTGCTCTGTGTCCGGCTGATTGATGAATAAGTTACTGACATACAGCAGCTCACGGACTTTCCGGGTCGGGGCTCAGCACCCATTCCTCCCCCCTTTCccaccctctctctctctttcccgGGGCTCTCCAGCAGCCCGCTGAAGCCAGGCTCCGGCTGTCCAGCGGAAGGGACAAGAGCGACTGCTTCCCCCAGCTCCGGACTCTGCTCGCAGCCCGCAGGGTCCTGCCCAGCCCGGGGGGACCTGCCCGGGTGTCCCGGCGGAGCCGCGGGTCgggggcagaggagagggacccTGAACTCTCCCTCATCACTTTTACCTTTCGCGGGCTCGTTTTTGATTGcgtttaaataaaatgaaaaaaaaaaaaattaaaaaaagtaaagcgAGCCAGGACCCCGAGCAGCGCCCTGAAACTTTCTGCAGATCCAGGCCCCAGGGGTGTAAGTGAGGCAGACGGGGCGAAAAACGCGCTGCTATTTTTCTGACTGTCAGGGGAAAATGTGGATGTCCTGTTCCGTCCCCCGCCGGCTTCACGCTGTTTGCAGCTCTCGCTGCCCCCTCGGGActgagcctgccctggctcctCGCAGGCGAGGCTTGTCGCCCACAGCCGCTCGTTGCTTCTCTCCGGGATTGCTAAATGTGATTAGTGCTGGGTTTATtgtgtttttgtattttggggtttgtgttttgggggttttttttgtgctgttttttcttaaaaaaaaattaaaaaaagacaccaaAGGTTTTTCTTGCTGAGACCAAccaaacaaagagaaaaaattcccaACCCCGCAATTAGCTCCAGAGGGCACATCCTCTCTCCCTCCGAGCTTTCGACACCTCGGACTGTTTAGAGAGAGAAAGATGGcaccttttaaaaaagttttcctCTTAATCCCAGCCGGTTAAGACGTCC
This window harbors:
- the NKX2-5 gene encoding LOW QUALITY PROTEIN: homeobox protein Nkx-2.5 (The sequence of the model RefSeq protein was modified relative to this genomic sequence to represent the inferred CDS: inserted 1 base in 1 codon), which translates into the protein MFSSPVTTTPFSVKDILNLEQQQQSGLGSMELASLSSPSCMLATFKQEAFSAEPPALPDLREELXRAAPSKTSAAFPGSYYVKSYVEMDSAKEAKADKKELCSLHKSLEQEKRDLEDPERPRQRKRRKPRVLFSQAQVYELERRFKQQKYLSAPERDHLANVLKLTSTQVKIWFQNRRYKCKRQRQDQTLEMVGIPPPRRIAVPVLVRDGKPCLGESSPYSSPYNVSINPYSYNAYPTYTNYNSPACNANYNCNYPSMQPMQPSAPANNFMNFSVGDLNSVQTPIPQGNAGISTLHGIRAW